A genomic region of Rheinheimera sp. MMS21-TC3 contains the following coding sequences:
- the tolA gene encoding cell envelope integrity protein TolA yields MAIKLDPPLITSLGLHLVCIILLIWGADFSSKPEIVNVTLQSEGEALAPVQAVAIDADALQQRVAQMQTEQANAKAAEEKRIRDLERRAQLAEKNRADEEARLKQVAAQKRQADAEAKAAQAAATDAKKQQQQEAEKAKQAEQARIQKEQERKKAEAAAKAAEEKRKQEQAALEKQRQERARKEAEAKRQAEQERLMQEQLAKEASARAAARSQQAATEVERYKALIMNTINQNLYKDESMRGKSCLVNIKLATTGFVTSTKVLSGDKAVCEATVRALNRINQLPMSSDPEVYKQMKDINLRVEPQF; encoded by the coding sequence ATGGCGATAAAACTAGACCCACCATTAATTACATCGTTGGGGCTGCATTTAGTCTGTATTATTTTGTTGATTTGGGGAGCAGATTTTTCTTCTAAACCTGAAATTGTTAATGTCACTTTGCAGTCAGAAGGTGAAGCCTTAGCGCCGGTGCAAGCAGTAGCTATAGATGCTGATGCATTGCAACAGCGGGTAGCACAAATGCAAACTGAACAAGCTAACGCTAAAGCCGCAGAAGAAAAGCGTATTCGTGACTTAGAACGTCGCGCTCAGTTAGCAGAAAAAAATCGCGCTGATGAAGAGGCACGTTTAAAGCAAGTTGCAGCTCAAAAGCGGCAAGCCGATGCTGAAGCTAAAGCGGCGCAAGCTGCAGCCACTGATGCAAAGAAGCAACAGCAACAAGAAGCTGAAAAAGCCAAACAAGCCGAGCAAGCTAGAATACAAAAAGAGCAAGAACGTAAAAAAGCTGAAGCTGCGGCAAAAGCTGCTGAAGAAAAGCGTAAGCAAGAACAAGCAGCTTTAGAAAAACAACGTCAAGAGCGCGCTCGAAAAGAGGCCGAAGCTAAGCGTCAAGCTGAACAAGAGCGCTTAATGCAAGAGCAACTAGCTAAAGAGGCTAGTGCCAGAGCAGCGGCACGTTCGCAACAAGCAGCAACAGAGGTTGAGCGCTACAAAGCTTTAATAATGAACACTATAAATCAAAACCTGTATAAAGATGAGTCTATGCGCGGCAAGTCGTGCTTAGTAAATATTAAACTTGCTACTACTGGTTTTGTAACTAGCACTAAGGTATTGAGCGGTGATAAAGCCGTTTGTGAAGCGACGGTGCGGGCACTTAATCGCATTAATCAATTGCCAATGTCGTCAGATCCAGAAGTGTATAAACAAATGAAAGATATAAACTTAAGAGTGGAGCCTCAATTTTGA
- the tolR gene encoding protein TolR, translating to MYVRKKRRLKAEINVVPYIDVMLVLLVIFMVTTPLITQGVKVELPKSAAEPIKQMKDGKTPLVATVDQDGLYWFEKDSKQQGPFTADQLVVEVASWLTIEPGTQVIVKGDGRVSYNAVIHLINILKQAGAPSVGLMTDNVDTK from the coding sequence ATGTACGTGCGGAAAAAGCGCCGATTAAAGGCGGAAATTAACGTGGTACCTTATATTGACGTTATGCTAGTGTTGCTTGTTATCTTTATGGTAACCACGCCACTTATTACCCAAGGGGTAAAAGTAGAGTTGCCTAAGTCTGCAGCTGAACCAATCAAGCAAATGAAAGACGGTAAAACTCCCTTAGTGGCGACTGTTGATCAAGATGGTTTATATTGGTTTGAAAAAGACAGTAAGCAGCAAGGCCCCTTTACTGCTGATCAGTTAGTGGTAGAAGTAGCAAGTTGGTTAACCATAGAGCCAGGCACGCAAGTTATTGTCAAAGGTGATGGTAGAGTAAGCTATAATGCAGTTATACATTTAATTAATATTTTAAAGCAAGCAGGCGCGCCATCAGTAGGCTTAATGACTGATAACGTGGATACTAAATAA
- the tolQ gene encoding protein TolQ, translated as MSILSLLIEASLVVKLVMIILLVMSVMSWAMIIRRSKILNVALVDAKKFEDKFWSGIDLSKLYNEVSARSAVTGLEALFKAGFKEFARLHKSSSKQSIAVMEGTQRAMRVGLSREVERLETNLPFLATVGSISPYIGLFGTVWGIMNSFIALGAVEQATLSMVAPGIAEALIATAIGLFAAIPAVIAFNKFSHQVEILESHYANFAEEFANILNRQSMVNTGDNN; from the coding sequence ATTTCTATATTAAGTTTATTAATTGAAGCCAGTTTAGTTGTAAAGTTGGTAATGATAATTCTGTTGGTTATGTCAGTAATGTCATGGGCAATGATTATACGTCGCAGTAAAATACTTAATGTTGCTTTAGTGGATGCTAAAAAGTTTGAAGATAAATTTTGGTCTGGGATCGACTTATCCAAACTCTATAACGAAGTGAGCGCTCGCTCTGCAGTAACAGGGTTAGAGGCATTATTTAAAGCAGGCTTTAAAGAGTTTGCCCGTTTACACAAATCTAGCAGTAAGCAATCCATTGCTGTAATGGAAGGCACTCAGCGAGCTATGCGAGTAGGCTTGTCGCGTGAAGTTGAGCGTTTAGAAACTAACTTACCCTTCTTAGCTACAGTAGGCTCAATTAGCCCCTACATAGGTTTATTTGGCACTGTCTGGGGAATAATGAACTCTTTTATTGCCTTAGGTGCAGTTGAGCAAGCTACTTTATCAATGGTTGCACCAGGTATTGCTGAAGCCCTTATAGCAACAGCTATTGGTTTATTTGCTGCTATCCCGGCTGTAATTGCTTTTAATAAATTTTCACATCAAGTTGAAATTCTTGAATCTCATTATGCTAATTTTGCAGAAGAATTTGCCAATATTTTAAATCGACAATCGATGGTAAATACTGGAGACAATAACTAA
- the ybgC gene encoding tol-pal system-associated acyl-CoA thioesterase, which produces MSSTIFTFPVRVYYEDTDAGGIVYYANYLKFFERARTEWLRALGVEQDLLLANNVAFVVKQVLMDNNKPAKFNDLLTIQSQISTLKRASIVFKQQVYNQAGVIVCSADIKVACVALQEMKARSIPAEVTEVLQGVR; this is translated from the coding sequence ATGTCTAGTACAATTTTTACATTCCCAGTGCGTGTTTATTACGAAGATACCGATGCTGGGGGTATTGTATATTATGCCAATTACCTTAAATTTTTTGAACGAGCACGTACCGAATGGTTACGTGCTTTAGGCGTAGAGCAAGATTTATTATTAGCAAACAACGTTGCTTTTGTTGTTAAGCAAGTACTGATGGATAATAATAAGCCGGCTAAATTTAATGACTTGTTGACCATACAGAGTCAAATTAGTACGTTAAAGCGCGCAAGTATAGTGTTTAAACAGCAAGTATATAATCAGGCCGGCGTTATAGTGTGTTCGGCAGATATTAAGGTGGCCTGTGTAGCATTGCAGGAAATGAAAGCCCGATCTATTCCGGCAGAAGTGACAGAGGTATTACAAGGTGTCAGGTGA
- the ruvB gene encoding Holliday junction branch migration DNA helicase RuvB: MIEADRLIQTTATREDEVIDRAIRPKTLADYTGQEHVCQQMAIFIEAARGRGDPLDHLLIFGPPGLGKTTLAMIVANEMGVNIKNTSGPVLEKAGDLAALLTNLEPNDVLFIDEIHRLSPVVEEILYPAMEDYQLDIMIGEGPAARSIKLELPPFTLIGATTRAGALTSPLRDRFGIVQRLEFYKVSELTQIILRSAHYLNLILDQAGATEIARRSRGTPRIANRLLRRVRDYAQVKANGEVTIETAAQALQMVDVDAEGFDYMDRKLLLAIIEKFGGGPVGLDNLAAAIGEEKDTIEDVIEPFLIQQGFIQRTPRGRVASPRAYSHFGFDLPPLTQ, encoded by the coding sequence ATGATAGAAGCAGATCGCCTGATCCAAACCACGGCTACGCGTGAAGATGAAGTCATAGACCGTGCAATTCGGCCAAAAACTTTAGCTGATTACACCGGTCAAGAGCATGTCTGTCAACAAATGGCTATTTTTATTGAAGCTGCCCGTGGCCGAGGTGATCCTTTAGATCATTTACTTATTTTTGGCCCGCCAGGGTTAGGCAAAACCACTTTAGCTATGATAGTTGCTAATGAAATGGGCGTTAATATTAAAAATACTTCAGGCCCAGTATTAGAGAAAGCTGGTGATCTAGCCGCTTTGCTAACTAACCTAGAGCCGAATGATGTGTTGTTTATTGATGAAATTCATCGTTTAAGCCCAGTAGTAGAAGAGATACTGTATCCGGCGATGGAAGATTATCAGCTTGATATTATGATAGGTGAAGGCCCAGCAGCACGTTCAATTAAATTAGAACTGCCGCCTTTTACACTGATAGGAGCAACAACACGAGCTGGCGCCTTAACTTCACCTTTACGCGATCGTTTTGGCATAGTACAGCGACTAGAATTTTATAAGGTCTCTGAGTTGACGCAAATTATTTTACGCTCAGCTCATTATTTAAATTTAATTTTAGACCAAGCAGGAGCGACTGAAATAGCACGGCGTTCACGAGGCACGCCACGTATAGCAAATCGTTTATTACGCCGAGTGCGAGATTATGCGCAAGTAAAAGCCAATGGTGAAGTAACAATTGAAACAGCCGCTCAAGCTTTACAAATGGTCGATGTAGATGCAGAAGGCTTTGATTATATGGACAGAAAGCTACTATTAGCCATTATTGAAAAGTTTGGTGGTGGACCAGTGGGCTTAGACAACTTAGCGGCAGCTATAGGTGAAGAAAAAGATACAATTGAAGATGTGATAGAGCCATTTTTAATTCAGCAGGGCTTTATTCAGCGCACGCCCAGAGGCCGAGTGGCATCGCCAAGAGCCTACAGTCACTTTGGTTTTGATTTACCGCCATTAACTCAATGA
- the ruvA gene encoding Holliday junction branch migration protein RuvA — MIGRLRGILLEKQAPDLLIEVAGVGYEVQLPLNSFYNLPALGQEAIIYTHFVVRDDAQLLFGFTNETERALFRLLIKANGVGPKLALTILSGMTAQQFVRCVQMDDMTTLVKLPGVGKKTAERLIVEMRDRLKNWGLAPATPVTDNMLVIDDEAIFSRPVSAEDDAISALVSLGYSQMQAAKAVKKVITPEMSSEQLIKTALRSMI; from the coding sequence ATGATAGGACGATTACGTGGTATCTTGTTAGAAAAACAGGCCCCCGATTTGTTAATAGAGGTTGCTGGGGTTGGCTATGAGGTGCAATTACCACTGAATAGTTTTTATAATTTACCAGCCTTGGGTCAAGAGGCCATAATTTATACTCATTTTGTGGTGCGTGATGATGCCCAGTTATTATTTGGTTTTACTAATGAGACCGAACGGGCCTTATTCCGGTTATTAATTAAAGCCAATGGTGTAGGGCCGAAATTGGCACTGACTATTTTGTCTGGCATGACAGCACAGCAGTTTGTACGCTGTGTGCAAATGGATGATATGACCACCTTAGTTAAATTACCGGGTGTTGGCAAAAAAACGGCAGAGCGTTTAATAGTTGAAATGCGTGATAGGCTAAAAAACTGGGGATTAGCACCTGCTACACCAGTAACGGATAATATGCTGGTGATTGATGATGAAGCTATTTTTAGTCGGCCCGTCAGTGCAGAAGATGATGCTATAAGTGCGTTAGTTTCTTTAGGTTATAGTCAAATGCAGGCAGCTAAAGCAGTTAAAAAAGTTATTACGCCAGAGATGAGCAGTGAACAATTAATCAAAACCGCATTACGGAGTATGATTTAA